TGGTTCTTCGCGAGGTGGTCGGACTGGGCGTCGGATCGCGGGCTCGTTGCGCCGCCGGACCTGTCCGGCTCCTGCAAGTACGCCTCGCTGTACATGCAGTCGATCTTCGGTGGCGCGATCCGCGGCCACTTCGAACACCAGTACAACTTCATCGACGGGCGGCTGGTCGATCTGAGCCATGACGCGCTGGATGTCGGCCGCATGCATCACCCCTATCTGCACGAGCCGGACTACTTCAGTGTTCCGGAGCTCCAGGCGGCGCTGGTCAGCTGTCAGCCGCGGGCTGAACGCTGGGCACATGAATTCATCGAACACAGCGAGGCCGCGCTGGCCGATGAGCGGGCAATCCGGGACGCAGGCGCGCTTCGCCCGACGGGCCCCTGACGTCAAGCCACGGCGTCCCGTATCATGCGCGGCCGATGGCGCCGCTCGCCCGGTGCCGATCCATGAATGCGGGACGCGCGAGCGATAATCGGGCGTTCAAGAACGGGAGTGGTCGATGAGCTACAGTTACCCAGCCGAAAAGTTTTCCTCCGCGCTTCAGGCACTGATGGTGCCGCATCCGGACGGTGAGCACGAAGCACTGGGGCGTGCCTTCCTCGAATGCCGGCTCGGCCTGCACCGGATGAACCGCGCCAAGCTGCCGGATGACATCCGCACCGGCATCCACCAGCTCGAGTGCTTCATGGATACCACCGGTTTCGTCGATGCCGACGGCGAAGGCGCTTGGGTGCACATGCTGAAAAGCCGCAGCGCGGACGACCGGGCCGAAGTGCAACGACTCATCGACATGCTCGCGCAGTGGTTCGCCAGCCAGGAGCCCTGACCATGCGGGGGTCGGCCTCCATCCGCCGTCTCGGCTAGCCATGACGGACCCGAAGCAGGCGCGGCCGACGCGACTTTTCTCGCGCGGGGTCGTGCTCGCGCTGGCCGCGTCCGCGCTGTTCTTCCGGGTCTGGTACGCGCGCTATCTCGATGTCGACTTCAACGATCTGGGCCGCCATTACGACGCAGAGGCGCAGGTCGTCACGACGGATTCGGCTTTTGTATGGGGCCTGCCCGCCGTCGGATGCCTGCTGGTCGCACTCATGCTGATCGGCCACCGGCTTTGGCGTCGGCGCGGCTGATGCATCGCGATGTTCCAGATCCAGACGCGCGGTGACCTGATCTACTACCTGGTGCTGTGCACGCTGGTCACGGCCATGGGGGTGCTGTTTCTGGTATTCCCGCCGGTACCGCTGCCGGCGGATCCGGCGGCCTACGAACAACGCGCCGGTGCGCTGGAGGCGGTCACCCAGCGGCATGCCGGCCACAAGAGCGCGTGGGTCCGGTTCCGCATCGCGAATGATCCGACGATCTACGAAAGCCGCGCGCCCCGCATCCTTGAAAGCGCGCTGACATGGGTCGAGCGGCAGACTGCCGTGTCGTTCTTCGTGCCGCGCATGCCTGCGGGATCAGACAGCCGGGACGATCCGCAGACGGTCTACGGACTGCTCGCCGGAGGCGTGCAGACGCGTACGCTGGAGGCCGATATCGCCTTCGTGAATGCCGGCGCGACGCGCTGGGGCGCCGGGCTCGCACTGGGCATCGGCGTCTGTGGTTATCTGGCCGCGTTCTTCGCCTGGCGACGGATGCGCCTGCAGGACGAGGCGATGCAATCGCTCGGACAGGCGCCACGTGCGCGCCGCGCGCGGGCGAAGCCACGCGCCCCAGCGCGGCGCAGGCGCGCCAGGCTTGCTGCCAGTCGCCGTGACGGCGACCATGCGGGCTGACATCCGCAACGGCAGGACATCCCATGAAGCGACCCACCCTGAAGACGCGGCTGACCGGTGCCGCGCTGATCGTGTTCGGTGCCGGCACCACGCTGGTCGCGCAGGCGCTGACCGAGGCGTTGAACCCTACGCAGAACGACTCACCGCAGCGCGTCGAACATCGGCGGACCGACCTGAGCGGCGCGCCCGGCATGGAAGTGATTGCTTCGACGGCCGAATACCGGCCGGGCGATCGCATCGATCTGCATCTGCACCACGGCGTCGAGGCGGTCTACGTGGTGCAGGGGGCGACCGTACAGGCACCCGGCAAGCCGGCGATGACGCTGCAGACCGGTGCGGCGGCGATGAATCTGCGCGAGGTGAAGCATGCCGGCTTCACCGTGGTCGGCGACGTGTCGCTCAAGCTGTTCACGGTGCATGTCGTCGACAAGGGTCGGCCCTTGTACGACTACGCGCATTGAACCGGTTGCAGGCGGGCTGAAAGGAAAACGGCCGGGCAGTTGCCCGGCCGTATGCGTGCAATCAGGAGAAGAACTCGACCCGACCGTCATCGAGGTTGTAGCGACCTGCGACCACCTTCACTTTGCCGCTCTTCACCAGCTCGGCAATGATCGGGCTTTCGGTTGCGATCTTGTGCGCGGTGCGCACTGCGCTTTCGTGGATCGCGTTGTCGACGAAATCACCCGGCTTGCCGGCGACTGCCTCGGCGGCCGGCACGATGGCTTGCACCATCGGACCGATCGAAGCGGGGAACTTCGTTTGCTTCTCGACCACTTCGCAGGCGGCCACGACGGCGCCGCAGCGCTGATGGCCGAGCACGACGATCAGTGGCACGCCAAGCACGCCGGAGCCGTACTCGATGGTGCCCATGGTCGCGGTGTCGGCCATGTTGCCGGCGTTGCGCGCCACGAACAGTTCGCCGACGCCGACGCCGCCGAACAGCAGTTCGGGCGGCACGCGGCTGTCGGCGCACGACACGATGGTGGCCCATGGTGCCTGGCCCTTGGCGACCTGGGAACGCTGGGTTTTCAGTTCAGCGGCACACACCTGCGGTTCGTCTAGATACTTCTGGTTGCCGGCCTTGAGCTTGGCCAGGGCTTCGTCAGCCGTCAGCGACGTGGTCGGACCGGACGCGGCGAATGCCTGCGGTACCGACAACCCGATGCCGGCCGCCATGCCGGCGGCTGCGAACTTCAAAAACCCGCGCCTGGCTCCATTCTTCTCATCACATACCTTGCACATTTATAGTCTCCTGTAGTTTTTTGGCCCCGTGTGCGGCGCCATGTGGACAGCGCCAGCCAGCAAAATTTTAATATAAGAAGAACTGATGCTTAAATAAGAACTATTTATGAAAACCGAAATGGTGCTTACTGCACTACTGATGTGCGCGGCAATGAATTGACGCATGGGGTCCGTTCGATCTTGCGGGCTTGGCAAACCAGCGAGGCAGCACGAGAATGCCCGGCCAGCGTGCGCACCGGCACGCAGGCAACTCCGCGCGCGTGCCGGTGTCTGCATCCGCGCAGAGGGTTTTCGCGTAGTCAGGCGGTGGGGTACGGTGGGGTTCTGCAGGCGCCCACGCTGAAGATTGCCAATCGTTCGTGCCGGAACCACCCGGTCGGGCGCACAAGACATGTTCCGGAGGAAGTGCCGTGCTGCAAAAATCCGCTGTGTTGAAGAAATCGCTGTTCGCGCTGATGACCGCATGGGCGCTTGCAGCACAGCCCGTCGCCGCACAGGGCGCGCCCAAGCTGGACGACGAGGCCCTGTCGGCGAGGCTCATCGGTACCTGGATCAATCCGCCGGACAGTCCCGACTACGAGAACTTCGCCAGCAGCGAAACCTACAACGCCGACGGGAGCTATGAGTACCGGGAGTACGACGACAACGAGTGCCGCATCGTGTCGGCCTTGCTGAAGTCGCGCTGGCACGTGTGGAACGGCGTCATCATCACCGAGTACGACGGCGGCAAGGCGCTCAGCGACCAGGTCGTGTCGATGGAGGCAGAGCGAATGGTGCTGCGTTCGGTCGATGACGGGGTGACCGCCTATCGCAACCGTTCGACGCGCTGCGCGCCGACCACTGCAAAGAAGTGAGCGGGCGCTGAAGGCTCAGCCGCCGAGTGCCCGGCGGCTGCTTTCGATGTGCAGCTGCATGGTCGCGCGCGCCGCTTCGGCATCGTGCGCGCGCAGTGCGGCCATCAGCATGCGGTGCTCTTCGAGCGAGGCCACCAGACGGCCTTCGAGATAGAGCGAGTCGTGGCGCTGCAGCTTCAGCACGGCACGCAGCTCGTCGATCATCTGCGCCATGCGCCGGTTGCCGGCGATGTGGTGGATCAGCAGGTGAAAACGCTGGTTGGCGTCGAAGAAGCGGTCGATGTCGCGCGCCGCGGCACTGTCTTCCAGCGCCTGATGCAGCGTGGCCAGCTCCGCGAGGTCGGCATCCGACGCCCGGCGGGCCGCGCCGGCGGCACATTCGCCTTCCAGCAGCGCCATGATCGGATAGATTTCCTCCAGATCACCGCCGCTGATCTGCGCGACATAGCAGCCGCGGCGTGGCTTGAGCACCACCATCCCCTCGGTCGCCAGCACTTTCAGCGCCTCGCGCAGCGGCGTGCGTGAAATGCCGTACTGCGTCGCCAGTGCCTGCTCGTCTATCCATTCGCCAGGCGCCATGGCATGACTCTGGATCAGGCGACGCAGGCGGTCGGCCACTTCTATATAGAGGGCGCGCGGGGCGATGCTGTCGGCGCTGCGGTTCAGGGTTTCGCTGTTCATGGCCGGGCTGTCGTGGCTGCAGTTAACGCACTGCAGCACTTACTTGCATTCATAATTATGGATAAAGTATTCTCCGCCTTGCGCGTGACTGTCAAGCCGGATCCGGCTTGCCCCGTGCGCGCCTCTCCGAAATACCGAAGGAATCCAGCATGGCCGATACGACAGGCAGCGCTCACCCCGAATACGCCGCATGGCTCAAGGCTGCCGCGAAATCGGCCCCCGGTGGCGATCCGGCGAAGCTTGAATGGCACACGCCGGAAGGCCTGACGGTCAAGCCGCTGTACACCCGCGCCGACATCGAAGGCCTGCCGCACACCGACACGCTGCCCGGCTCCGCGCCCTATGTGCGCGGCCCGCAGGCCACGATGTACGCCGCCCGGCCCTGGACCATCCGCCAGTACGCCGGTTTCTCGACCGCCGAAGAATCGAACGATTTCTATCGCAAGGCGCTGGCCGCCGGCGCGCAGGGCGTGTCGGTCGCGTTCGATCTGGCGACCCACCGCGGCTACGACTCGGACAATCCGCGCGTCGAAGGTGACGTCGGCAAGGCCGGCGTGGCGATCGACAGCGTGGAAGACATGAAGCGCCTGTTCGACGGCATTCCGCTCGACAAGGTGAGCGTGTCGATGACGATGAATGGCGCCGTGCTGCCGGTGCTCGCCGGCTTCATCGTCGCCGGCGAAGAACAGGGCGTGCCGCAGGCCCAGCTTTCAGGAACGATCCAGAACGACATCCTGAAAGAGTTCATGGTGCGCAACACCTACATCTACCCGCCCCAGCCCTCCATGCGCATCGTCGCCGACATCATCGAATACACGGCGCGCAACATGCCGCGCTTCAATTCGATCTCGATTTCCGGCTATCACATGCAGGAAGCCGGCGCGACCCAGGGCCTGGAACTGGCGCTGACGCTGGCCGACGGCATGGAATACGTGCGCACCGCGATGGCGCGCGGCATGGATGTCGATGATTTCGCCGGGCGGCTGAGCTTCTTCTTCGCCATTGGCATGAACTTCTATCTGGAAGTGGCCAAGCTGCGCGCGGCACGATTGCTGTGGAGCCGCATCATGGATGGCTTCGGTGCAAAGACAGCCAAATCGAAGATGCTGCGCACGCACTGCCAGACCTCGGGCTGGTCGCTGACCGAGCAGGACCCGTACAACAATGTCGTGCGCACCACCATCGAAGCGATGGCGGCGGTGTTCGGCGGCACGCAGTCGCTGCACACCAACAGCTTCGACGAAGCCATCGCGCTGCCGACCGAGTTCTCGGCGCGCATCGCGCGCAACACCCAGCTCATCATCCAGGAAGAGAGCCAC
The sequence above is a segment of the Methyloversatilis sp. RAC08 genome. Coding sequences within it:
- a CDS encoding GntR family transcriptional regulator; the encoded protein is MNSETLNRSADSIAPRALYIEVADRLRRLIQSHAMAPGEWIDEQALATQYGISRTPLREALKVLATEGMVVLKPRRGCYVAQISGGDLEEIYPIMALLEGECAAGAARRASDADLAELATLHQALEDSAAARDIDRFFDANQRFHLLIHHIAGNRRMAQMIDELRAVLKLQRHDSLYLEGRLVASLEEHRMLMAALRAHDAEAARATMQLHIESSRRALGG
- a CDS encoding carbonic anhydrase; the protein is MKFAAAGMAAGIGLSVPQAFAASGPTTSLTADEALAKLKAGNQKYLDEPQVCAAELKTQRSQVAKGQAPWATIVSCADSRVPPELLFGGVGVGELFVARNAGNMADTATMGTIEYGSGVLGVPLIVVLGHQRCGAVVAACEVVEKQTKFPASIGPMVQAIVPAAEAVAGKPGDFVDNAIHESAVRTAHKIATESPIIAELVKSGKVKVVAGRYNLDDGRVEFFS
- the scpA gene encoding methylmalonyl-CoA mutase, with the translated sequence MADTTGSAHPEYAAWLKAAAKSAPGGDPAKLEWHTPEGLTVKPLYTRADIEGLPHTDTLPGSAPYVRGPQATMYAARPWTIRQYAGFSTAEESNDFYRKALAAGAQGVSVAFDLATHRGYDSDNPRVEGDVGKAGVAIDSVEDMKRLFDGIPLDKVSVSMTMNGAVLPVLAGFIVAGEEQGVPQAQLSGTIQNDILKEFMVRNTYIYPPQPSMRIVADIIEYTARNMPRFNSISISGYHMQEAGATQGLELALTLADGMEYVRTAMARGMDVDDFAGRLSFFFAIGMNFYLEVAKLRAARLLWSRIMDGFGAKTAKSKMLRTHCQTSGWSLTEQDPYNNVVRTTIEAMAAVFGGTQSLHTNSFDEAIALPTEFSARIARNTQLIIQEESHITNVIDPWAGSYMMEKLTQDMADHAWAIIEEVERMGGMTKAVESGWAKLQVEKCATEKQARIDSGRDVIVGVNKYRLKDEDKLDVRVIDNVAVRESQVAQLKQIRARRDSAAVDAALTALTAAAESGEGNLLELSVNAMRVRATVGEVSDALEKIWGRHRASTQAVSGVYQSIVEDDEGWSVMKDDVSQFAEEQGRRPRILIAKLGQDGHDRGAKVIATAFADLGFDVDIAPLFQTPEEAARQAIENDVHAVGVSTLAAGHKTLVPQLIKALRAEGADDIVVVVGGVIPAQDYDELFGHGVACVFGPGTPIPKAAKDTLDAIRAKLA
- a CDS encoding transcriptional regulator, giving the protein MNDVDWTSPRCGRVAYTYAQFAAAKSWFFARWSDWASDRGLVAPPDLSGSCKYASLYMQSIFGGAIRGHFEHQYNFIDGRLVDLSHDALDVGRMHHPYLHEPDYFSVPELQAALVSCQPRAERWAHEFIEHSEAALADERAIRDAGALRPTGP